A region from the Cryptosporangium arvum DSM 44712 genome encodes:
- a CDS encoding ABC transporter ATP-binding protein: protein MKLRTAVPEAPTISARGGRVELVDLRKTYGGNTAVDSIDLEIEPGEFITLLGPSGSGKTTTLNMIVGFTEPTSGHVRLNGQDITRTPPNKRDFGMVFQNYALFPHLTVAQNVSFPLRERKVPAGEITRRVGEALALVDLTGLDDRRPHELSGGQQQRVALARAVVFSPSVLLLDEPLSALDRKLRQSLQREIKRLHDELGLTFVFVTHDQDEAMTLSDRIAIFDQGRIVALGTPAELYHRPPTRFVARFLGESNVFGDSIVRPERLGVVLDDAAVPPGAKTAPATVTDVSFYGTYSRIELAFGDDSVGCGVLPAGSPPAPAPGTPVIAHWRPEDQIPVSS, encoded by the coding sequence GTGAAACTCCGAACGGCGGTTCCGGAAGCGCCGACGATCAGCGCCCGCGGCGGCCGGGTCGAGCTCGTGGACCTCCGCAAGACCTACGGCGGCAACACCGCGGTGGACTCGATCGACCTGGAGATCGAACCGGGTGAGTTCATCACGCTGCTGGGGCCGAGCGGCTCGGGCAAGACGACGACGCTCAACATGATCGTCGGCTTCACCGAGCCGACGTCGGGCCACGTGCGGCTCAACGGCCAGGACATCACCCGGACGCCGCCCAACAAGCGCGACTTCGGCATGGTGTTCCAGAACTACGCGCTCTTCCCCCACCTGACCGTGGCCCAGAACGTGTCGTTCCCGCTGCGCGAGCGGAAGGTCCCGGCCGGCGAGATCACCCGGCGGGTCGGCGAGGCGCTGGCTCTCGTCGACCTGACCGGCCTGGACGACCGGCGTCCGCACGAGCTGTCCGGCGGGCAGCAACAACGGGTCGCGCTGGCCCGCGCGGTCGTCTTCTCCCCCAGCGTCCTGCTGCTGGACGAGCCGCTCAGCGCGCTCGACCGCAAGCTGCGCCAGTCGCTGCAGCGGGAGATCAAGCGGCTCCACGACGAACTGGGGCTGACGTTCGTCTTCGTCACGCACGACCAGGACGAGGCGATGACGCTCTCGGACCGGATCGCGATCTTCGACCAGGGCCGGATCGTCGCACTCGGCACGCCCGCCGAGCTCTACCACCGGCCGCCGACCAGGTTCGTGGCGCGCTTCCTGGGTGAGTCGAACGTGTTCGGTGACTCGATCGTCCGGCCCGAACGCCTGGGTGTCGTCCTCGACGACGCCGCGGTGCCGCCGGGCGCGAAGACCGCGCCGGCCACCGTCACCGACGTCTCGTTCTACGGCACGTACTCGCGGATCGAGCTCGCGTTCGGCGACGACTCGGTCGGCTGCGGGGTGCTGCCCGCCGGCTCGCCGCCGGCACCGGCGCCGGGCACACCGGTGATCGCCCACTGGCGCCCCGAGGACCAGATCCCGGTCTCTTCCTAA
- a CDS encoding ABC transporter permease subunit: MAASTTIAPAPVEPSRARRPGWIVRAHASGWLLLLPALVALGILFVLPLLSVVVDSVTEPTTGLSNYASLFTDGYTLQVLGRTLLVAATVAVVGALLAYPYAYAMTLVGPAMRSVLVTLVLVPFWTSMLARNFAWLVLMQDGGVIQRFLRLFGLGDVTLLGSTTAVAISMTQVLLPFLVLPMYSAMEQIDGRLVAAGQSLGASRARAFRKIYLPLSLPGVVAGMSLVFVLALGFYVTPALLGSTRNAMIAQVINVRTKELLDFGGAGAMGIFLLAVTLLVLGLSRRLAGTTAVVGGSPTRSRGGGEQASAMRPWLAGHTVVVAILLVAPTLVVIPMSFSASPTFRFPPEDWSLRWYGELFSSPEWIAAILNSLQAGLVTALFATVLGTAAAFGLARLRPHWRGPLNGFLLSPMIVPHILVGLVVFAAFLRLSLNGTLFGIILAHTAVALPFVIIAVTARLQGMDDRLPGVAASLGAGPVSTFRKVTLPLVLPGILSGAVLAFVTSLDEVVIALFLQAPGATTLPVQMFNSVTVEIDPTISAASSLMVVLVSVPILIAQVWRRRGTR, from the coding sequence GTGGCCGCCAGCACAACCATCGCCCCGGCTCCGGTGGAGCCGTCCCGCGCGCGGCGCCCGGGCTGGATCGTCCGTGCGCACGCGTCCGGGTGGCTGCTCCTGCTGCCGGCGCTGGTCGCCCTCGGGATCCTGTTCGTCCTGCCGCTGCTCAGCGTCGTCGTGGACAGCGTCACCGAACCGACGACCGGCCTGAGCAACTACGCGTCGCTGTTCACCGACGGCTACACGCTCCAGGTACTGGGCCGCACCCTGCTCGTCGCCGCGACGGTCGCGGTCGTCGGCGCGCTGCTGGCCTATCCCTACGCGTACGCGATGACGCTGGTCGGGCCGGCGATGCGGTCGGTGCTGGTGACGCTCGTGCTCGTCCCGTTCTGGACGAGCATGCTGGCCCGGAACTTCGCCTGGCTCGTGCTGATGCAGGACGGCGGGGTGATCCAGCGTTTCCTGCGGCTGTTCGGCCTGGGCGACGTCACGCTGCTCGGCAGCACCACCGCGGTCGCGATCTCGATGACCCAGGTGCTCCTGCCGTTCCTCGTGCTGCCCATGTACAGCGCGATGGAGCAGATCGACGGGCGACTGGTGGCGGCGGGCCAGAGCCTCGGCGCGTCGCGGGCGCGGGCGTTCCGGAAGATCTACCTGCCCCTGTCGCTGCCGGGGGTGGTGGCCGGCATGTCGCTGGTGTTCGTACTGGCGCTGGGCTTCTACGTCACGCCCGCGCTGCTCGGCTCCACCCGCAACGCGATGATCGCCCAGGTCATCAACGTCCGCACGAAGGAGCTGCTGGACTTCGGCGGAGCCGGCGCGATGGGTATCTTCCTGCTCGCGGTCACGCTGCTGGTCCTCGGTCTGAGCCGGCGGCTGGCCGGGACCACCGCCGTCGTCGGGGGCAGCCCCACCCGCTCCCGCGGCGGGGGCGAGCAGGCCTCGGCGATGCGTCCCTGGCTGGCCGGGCACACCGTGGTCGTCGCGATCCTGCTGGTCGCCCCGACGCTCGTCGTCATCCCGATGAGCTTCTCGGCCTCGCCGACGTTCCGGTTCCCGCCCGAGGACTGGTCGTTGCGCTGGTACGGGGAGCTATTCAGCTCGCCGGAGTGGATCGCGGCGATCCTCAACTCGCTCCAGGCCGGCCTCGTCACCGCGCTCTTCGCGACCGTGCTCGGCACCGCGGCCGCGTTCGGGCTGGCCCGGCTGCGCCCGCACTGGCGGGGACCGCTCAACGGGTTCCTGCTCTCGCCGATGATCGTGCCGCACATCCTGGTCGGGCTGGTGGTCTTCGCGGCCTTCCTGCGGCTGAGCCTGAACGGCACGCTGTTCGGGATCATCCTGGCCCACACGGCCGTGGCGCTGCCGTTCGTGATCATCGCGGTGACCGCGCGGCTGCAGGGGATGGACGACCGGCTGCCCGGCGTGGCCGCGAGCCTCGGCGCCGGCCCGGTGTCGACGTTCCGCAAGGTGACGTTGCCGCTCGTGCTGCCCGGCATCCTGTCCGGCGCCGTGCTGGCGTTCGTTACCTCGCTCGACGAGGTCGTCATCGCGCTGTTCCTGCAGGCCCCCGGGGCGACGACGCTGCCGGTCCAGATGTTCAACAGCGTGACCGTCGAGATCGACCCGACGATCTCGGCCGCGTCGAGCCTGATGGTCGTGCTGGTCAGCGTCCCGATCTTGATCGCACAGGTGTGGAGAAGGAGAGGTACGCGGTGA
- a CDS encoding extracellular solute-binding protein produces MKTPLRLISVLTVGTLLLTACGVGGESGGDSSDQKLTWASTGGQFQEDEKTALQKPFTAKTGTAFTNVSPAEQAQVRTMVKARKTIWDLANMSWIYAGAYCGELFEKLDDPALDRSKFPAGTTGDCFVPTYRYANIFSYNADFYPGAKPTTIKDFFDVKKFPGKRVVYDYPKAGLFEAALVADGVAPDQVYPLDLDRAFAKIDTIKSSLVFAPSYGAIQQMMVDKQASMVLTVTARTIVSAQSGANLVPVWDFNTTDIGVQVIPKGSPHKKLAQQMLAFITEPEQAKAYAKLTGTAPARPDVDLDSIGYTDEQKKFNAFLPDRGKTVEQDKQWWIENTDALVKRWTSWKVG; encoded by the coding sequence ATGAAGACACCCCTCCGCCTCATCAGCGTGTTAACCGTCGGTACGTTATTGCTCACCGCCTGTGGTGTGGGCGGTGAATCCGGCGGCGATTCGTCGGACCAGAAGCTCACCTGGGCGAGCACCGGCGGCCAGTTCCAGGAGGACGAGAAGACGGCGCTCCAGAAGCCGTTCACCGCCAAGACCGGCACCGCGTTCACCAACGTCAGCCCGGCCGAACAGGCCCAGGTGCGCACGATGGTGAAGGCCAGGAAGACGATCTGGGACCTGGCCAACATGAGCTGGATCTACGCCGGGGCCTACTGCGGCGAACTGTTCGAGAAACTCGACGACCCCGCGCTCGACCGGAGCAAGTTCCCCGCCGGCACCACCGGCGACTGCTTCGTCCCCACCTACCGGTACGCGAACATCTTCAGCTACAACGCCGACTTCTACCCGGGCGCGAAGCCGACCACGATCAAGGACTTCTTCGACGTGAAGAAGTTCCCGGGCAAGCGGGTCGTCTACGACTACCCGAAGGCCGGCCTGTTCGAGGCCGCGCTCGTCGCCGACGGGGTGGCGCCCGACCAGGTCTACCCGCTCGACCTCGACCGCGCGTTCGCGAAGATCGACACGATCAAGAGCTCGCTGGTCTTCGCGCCCAGCTACGGCGCGATCCAGCAGATGATGGTCGACAAGCAGGCCAGCATGGTGCTCACGGTCACCGCGCGCACGATCGTCTCGGCCCAGAGCGGCGCGAACCTCGTACCGGTCTGGGACTTCAACACCACCGACATCGGCGTCCAGGTCATCCCGAAGGGCAGCCCGCACAAGAAACTCGCCCAGCAGATGCTCGCGTTCATCACCGAACCCGAGCAGGCCAAGGCCTACGCCAAACTGACCGGCACGGCCCCGGCCCGGCCCGATGTCGACCTCGACTCGATCGGCTACACCGACGAGCAGAAGAAGTTCAACGCGTTCCTGCCCGACCGCGGGAAGACCGTCGAGCAGGACAAGCAGTGGTGGATCGAGAACACCGACGCGCTGGTGAAGCGCTGGACGAGCTGGAAGGTCGGCTGA
- a CDS encoding IclR family transcriptional regulator: protein MEIASGDLQVVARVVQLLRLLAANETIDLVSAAEHLGVGKSTAHRYLASMENHGLLQRRDRNHYEFGVLLAELGTMALSRLGVLDLAGPVMEEISVAVRHTVVLSVWNGHTPVVAQVREDRSRTAHVSIPVGNLLGPDAAQTLIFWAFRDRSFYRFRAGAPPVNATDAELADAVRTGIAVRMSRENGVGAVATPVTDPSGQVVATLAVVGIAQFLPEEIDSPVARALLAGAETIARRMANPLDAGAD from the coding sequence ATGGAAATCGCCAGCGGGGACCTCCAGGTCGTCGCCCGCGTCGTCCAGTTGCTGCGGCTGCTCGCGGCCAACGAGACGATCGACCTGGTCTCGGCGGCCGAGCACCTGGGCGTCGGCAAATCCACTGCCCACCGCTACCTGGCGTCGATGGAGAACCACGGTCTCCTGCAGCGCCGCGACCGCAACCACTACGAGTTCGGCGTACTCCTCGCCGAGCTGGGCACGATGGCGCTCTCCCGGCTCGGGGTGCTCGATCTGGCCGGCCCGGTCATGGAGGAGATCAGCGTGGCCGTGCGCCACACGGTCGTGCTGAGCGTCTGGAACGGACACACCCCCGTGGTGGCACAGGTGCGCGAGGACCGCAGCCGCACCGCGCACGTGTCGATCCCGGTCGGCAACCTGCTCGGCCCGGACGCCGCCCAGACGCTGATCTTCTGGGCGTTCCGCGACCGGTCGTTCTACCGGTTCCGCGCGGGCGCACCGCCGGTGAACGCGACCGACGCGGAACTGGCCGACGCCGTCCGCACCGGGATCGCGGTGCGGATGAGCCGCGAGAACGGCGTCGGCGCCGTGGCCACTCCGGTCACGGACCCGTCCGGACAGGTCGTCGCGACGCTGGCCGTGGTCGGTATCGCCCAGTTCCTGCCCGAAGAGATCGACAGCCCGGTGGCGCGCGCCCTCCTGGCGGGCGCCGAGACGATCGCCCGGCGGATGGCCAACCCGCTCGACGCCGGAGCCGACTGA
- a CDS encoding SDR family NAD(P)-dependent oxidoreductase, with translation MRGLAGKVAVVTGAAGGIGAATAGRLAAEGAHVVAVDTADTVDTAGPPSADGVWVRADVSTEEGVAAYVDAAVERFGRIDLHHLNAGIAGSLTPLPDVPAAEFDRVMAVNVRGVFLGVRAAFRQFAAQGSAGNIVITGSIGSLRGSADLLAYQTSKHAVVGLLHGAAVYGGPLGVRVNAVAPGIVPTDLFGARGRDDMTRRASSTPLRRAGTGDEIAGVVAFLLSDDAAYVTGELVSADGGANVVSTVRPSGGAGAWDFAAHDRALYGARG, from the coding sequence ATGCGTGGACTGGCCGGCAAGGTCGCGGTGGTGACGGGGGCGGCCGGGGGCATCGGTGCGGCCACGGCCGGGCGGCTCGCCGCGGAAGGGGCGCACGTGGTCGCCGTGGACACGGCGGACACGGTCGACACCGCCGGGCCGCCGTCCGCCGACGGGGTCTGGGTCCGGGCCGACGTGTCCACCGAGGAGGGCGTGGCCGCGTACGTCGACGCCGCGGTCGAGCGATTCGGCCGCATCGACCTGCATCACCTCAACGCCGGGATCGCCGGCTCGCTGACCCCGCTGCCCGACGTGCCGGCGGCCGAGTTCGACCGGGTGATGGCGGTGAACGTCCGCGGGGTCTTCCTCGGGGTGCGGGCCGCGTTCCGGCAGTTCGCCGCGCAGGGCAGTGCCGGGAACATCGTGATCACCGGGTCGATCGGCAGCCTGCGGGGCAGCGCCGACCTGCTGGCCTACCAGACGTCGAAGCACGCCGTGGTGGGCCTCCTGCACGGCGCGGCGGTCTACGGCGGCCCGCTCGGGGTGCGGGTGAACGCGGTCGCACCCGGCATCGTGCCCACCGACCTGTTCGGGGCCCGGGGCCGGGACGACATGACCCGGCGGGCGTCCAGCACGCCGCTGCGCCGGGCCGGCACTGGCGACGAGATCGCGGGGGTGGTCGCGTTCCTGCTGAGCGACGACGCCGCCTACGTGACCGGCGAACTGGTCTCGGCCGACGGCGGCGCGAACGTCGTGAGCACGGTCCGGCCCTCCGGCGGGGCGGGGGCCTGGGACTTCGCGGCCCACGACCGCGCGCTCTACGGCGCGAGGGGCTGA
- a CDS encoding thiamine pyrophosphate-binding protein, with protein sequence MTGTGARVVADMLAGYGVTHVFGVPAILRRTLAALEAHHPHVQRVVTHGEKSAAYMADGYARVSGRPGIAMAQVVGALNLAAGLREPFLAGSPVIALTGGRSPATRFRHVYQEVDDVPAFEPVTKFNATIDDVSRFPDLLRHAFRVATTGAPGPVHLQIQGNEGQLDAEPTDVEPLVEPECARVPARRLVPADEDLLAVLRLLAAARRPVVVAGGGVRASRAGAELVALAERLGVPVATSANGKDTIPGTHPLSVGVVGTYSRECANQVVARADLVCFVGTRTGGMTTHVWTVPPIGVPAIQIDVEPSHLGRNYPLRAAVAADAKLALARMLALAGADTAGAERGAWLAEVDRRRADWRARYREVLTSDAVPVRPERIAAELTAGLPRDAVLVVDTGHAGMWMAQFHDVTSPDQGYLRSAGHLGWAFSAGLGAKCAAGDRPVVAFTGDAGLHYHLGEIETAARRGINLVTVVNNNSGGNQSKRGFDRAYDGRPTARSRELWTYRDVDFARVGTELGALGLRVDRPGDLPKALDQALHAGRPVIVDVRTDLEVVAPPPFAPQPLAPQPLAP encoded by the coding sequence ATGACCGGTACCGGCGCCCGGGTGGTCGCGGACATGCTGGCCGGCTACGGCGTGACGCACGTCTTCGGCGTCCCCGCGATCCTGCGCCGCACGCTGGCCGCGCTGGAGGCGCACCACCCCCACGTCCAGCGGGTCGTCACCCACGGCGAGAAGTCGGCCGCGTACATGGCCGACGGCTACGCCCGCGTTTCGGGCCGCCCCGGGATCGCGATGGCGCAGGTGGTGGGGGCGCTCAACCTCGCGGCCGGGCTGCGTGAACCGTTCCTGGCCGGTTCACCGGTGATCGCGCTGACCGGCGGCCGGTCACCGGCCACCCGGTTCCGGCACGTCTACCAGGAGGTCGACGACGTACCGGCGTTCGAGCCGGTCACCAAGTTCAACGCGACGATCGACGACGTGAGCCGCTTCCCCGACCTGCTGCGACACGCGTTCCGGGTGGCCACCACGGGGGCGCCGGGCCCGGTGCACCTGCAGATCCAGGGCAACGAGGGCCAGCTCGACGCCGAGCCGACCGACGTCGAGCCGCTCGTCGAGCCGGAGTGCGCCCGCGTGCCGGCCCGGCGTCTCGTGCCCGCCGACGAGGACCTGCTCGCGGTGCTGCGGTTGCTGGCCGCGGCGCGGCGGCCGGTCGTCGTCGCCGGTGGTGGGGTGCGCGCGTCCCGGGCCGGGGCCGAGCTCGTCGCGCTCGCCGAGCGGCTCGGCGTCCCGGTGGCGACGTCCGCGAACGGGAAGGACACGATCCCGGGCACGCACCCGCTGTCGGTGGGCGTGGTCGGCACGTACTCGCGGGAGTGCGCGAACCAGGTCGTCGCACGCGCGGACCTGGTGTGTTTCGTCGGCACCCGGACCGGCGGCATGACCACGCACGTCTGGACGGTCCCGCCGATCGGCGTCCCGGCGATCCAGATCGACGTCGAGCCCTCCCACCTCGGGCGCAACTACCCGCTGCGCGCCGCCGTGGCCGCCGACGCCAAACTCGCGCTGGCGCGGATGCTCGCCCTCGCCGGAGCGGACACCGCCGGGGCAGAGCGCGGCGCCTGGCTGGCGGAGGTGGACCGGCGAAGGGCCGACTGGCGGGCGCGGTACCGCGAGGTGCTGACCAGCGACGCGGTACCGGTCCGCCCCGAACGCATCGCGGCGGAGCTCACCGCGGGGCTCCCCCGCGACGCCGTCCTGGTCGTCGACACCGGCCACGCCGGGATGTGGATGGCCCAGTTCCACGACGTCACCTCGCCCGACCAGGGCTACCTGCGCAGCGCGGGCCACCTCGGCTGGGCGTTCTCGGCCGGGCTCGGGGCGAAGTGCGCCGCCGGTGACCGGCCGGTCGTCGCGTTCACCGGCGACGCCGGGCTCCACTACCACCTGGGCGAGATCGAGACCGCCGCGCGCCGCGGCATCAACCTGGTCACCGTGGTCAACAACAACTCCGGCGGCAACCAGAGCAAACGTGGCTTCGACCGGGCCTACGACGGCCGGCCCACCGCGCGGTCACGCGAGCTGTGGACCTACCGGGACGTCGACTTCGCCCGGGTCGGCACCGAACTGGGCGCCCTGGGCCTCCGGGTGGACCGGCCGGGCGACCTGCCGAAGGCTCTCGACCAGGCGCTGCACGCCGGCCGCCCGGTGATCGTCGACGTCCGCACCGACCTCGAGGTGGTGGCGCCTCCCCCCTTCGCGCCTCAGCCCCTCGCGCCTCAGCCCCTCGCGCCGTAG
- a CDS encoding carboxymuconolactone decarboxylase family protein, protein MRNDESRLARGETVRREVLGDAHVDRSMARATEFSAVVQEYVTASCWGDVWSRPGLDRRTRSLLNLAMLTALNRPHEFAVHVRGALRNGCTVAEIQEVLLQTAPYCGAPAALESFRVAERTIEEVHAEAAVDGAAR, encoded by the coding sequence ATGAGGAATGACGAGAGCCGGCTGGCGCGCGGCGAGACGGTCCGGCGCGAGGTTCTCGGCGATGCGCACGTGGACCGGTCGATGGCCAGGGCCACGGAGTTCTCGGCCGTCGTGCAGGAGTACGTGACCGCGAGCTGCTGGGGCGACGTGTGGTCGCGTCCCGGGCTCGACCGGCGCACGCGCAGCCTGCTCAACCTGGCGATGCTGACCGCGCTGAACCGCCCGCACGAGTTCGCGGTGCACGTCCGGGGCGCGCTGCGCAACGGCTGCACGGTGGCCGAGATCCAGGAGGTGCTGTTACAGACCGCGCCGTACTGCGGCGCCCCGGCCGCCCTGGAGTCCTTCCGCGTCGCCGAGCGCACGATCGAGGAGGTCCACGCCGAGGCCGCCGTGGACGGCGCGGCCCGATGA
- a CDS encoding GntR family transcriptional regulator, which produces MTRADAFHIERNPALIRSQVLENLRQAILDRRLAPGQRLIERELVELTGVSRTSVREALRELAAEGLVTAIPNRGMVVTSVSAEEARQLYQVRSALEALAGRLFVENAGPAHRRALVRAVEKIDRLAAKGAPLLAAKDAFYDVLFEGGGNDALRAVVNGLHARVSVLRSLSMSVPGRLEHSVRELHAIVDAALAGDADATAAACAAHVEAAGRAGLTALAEQE; this is translated from the coding sequence GTGACCCGAGCCGACGCGTTCCACATCGAGCGGAACCCGGCCCTGATCCGCTCGCAGGTCCTCGAGAACCTCCGGCAGGCGATCCTCGATCGGCGGCTCGCCCCGGGGCAGCGCCTGATCGAGCGCGAGCTGGTCGAGCTCACCGGGGTCTCGCGCACCAGCGTCCGGGAGGCGCTGCGCGAGCTGGCCGCCGAAGGCCTGGTCACCGCGATCCCCAACCGGGGCATGGTCGTCACCAGCGTGAGCGCCGAGGAGGCGCGCCAGCTCTACCAGGTGCGCTCGGCGCTGGAGGCACTGGCCGGGCGGCTCTTCGTCGAGAACGCCGGCCCCGCGCACCGCAGAGCGCTGGTGCGCGCGGTCGAAAAGATCGACCGGCTGGCCGCCAAGGGCGCACCGCTGCTGGCCGCGAAGGACGCCTTCTACGACGTGTTGTTCGAGGGTGGCGGCAACGACGCGCTGCGCGCGGTCGTCAACGGCCTGCACGCCCGGGTGAGCGTTCTGCGCTCGCTCTCGATGTCGGTGCCGGGGCGGCTCGAACACAGCGTCCGGGAACTGCACGCGATCGTCGACGCCGCACTGGCCGGCGACGCCGACGCGACCGCGGCGGCCTGCGCCGCGCACGTCGAGGCGGCCGGCCGCGCCGGGCTGACCGCACTCGCCGAGCAAGAGTAG
- a CDS encoding HpcH/HpaI aldolase family protein encodes MLRTGFAQRLARADRCLYGTWLKTPALEPVEILADAGFDFLVIDQEHAPLTLEFAYAATVAAQGAGMSVLVRVPDRSGSHLQRLLDTGVDGILVPRVTSVAEADAAVRQMTFSPAGERGIGITSRAGRWGGLPRAEYLRFGDEEVLRAVQLEERAAIEAVDEILDVAGLNGVFLGMGDLQLSSGLPESDPVLQELVDRLLAAAHRRGVPAGTAVATAAQASAAADRGYRFVMVSNDTSLLRTAATSVVRQLEEGASHGV; translated from the coding sequence ATGCTACGAACGGGTTTCGCTCAGCGGCTGGCGCGGGCCGATCGGTGTCTGTACGGCACGTGGCTCAAGACCCCGGCGCTCGAGCCGGTCGAGATCCTCGCCGACGCGGGGTTCGACTTCCTCGTGATCGACCAGGAACACGCACCGCTGACGCTCGAGTTCGCGTACGCGGCGACCGTCGCGGCGCAGGGCGCGGGGATGTCGGTGCTGGTCCGCGTGCCCGACCGGAGCGGCAGCCACCTGCAGCGGCTGCTCGACACCGGCGTCGACGGGATCCTGGTGCCACGGGTGACGTCGGTGGCCGAAGCCGACGCGGCCGTGCGTCAGATGACGTTCTCGCCGGCCGGTGAGCGCGGCATCGGCATCACGTCGCGGGCCGGGCGCTGGGGCGGCCTTCCGCGTGCGGAGTACCTGCGCTTCGGCGACGAGGAGGTGCTGCGCGCCGTCCAGCTGGAGGAGCGCGCGGCGATCGAGGCCGTCGACGAGATCCTCGACGTCGCCGGGCTCAACGGGGTCTTCCTCGGCATGGGGGATCTCCAGCTGTCGTCGGGGCTACCCGAGTCCGATCCCGTACTCCAGGAACTCGTCGACCGGTTACTCGCCGCCGCGCACCGGCGCGGGGTGCCCGCCGGCACCGCGGTGGCGACCGCGGCGCAGGCGTCCGCGGCCGCCGACCGCGGCTACCGGTTCGTGATGGTCAGCAACGACACGAGCCTGCTGCGCACCGCGGCGACGTCGGTCGTCCGGCAACTCGAAGAAGGAGCGTCTCATGGCGTATGA
- a CDS encoding flavin-containing monooxygenase, whose translation MRVAIIGAGLGGIAAAIKLRRRTSATVTIFEQSAGVGGTWFDNRYPGCEVDVHSHAYSFSFLRYDWPRTHATQAELLEYAEHVVDRFGLRPLLRLNTRVTDLVWEESTNTYVLSTEHGDTEEFDVVVSALGLLSVPRYPDWPGLDTFAGPCFHTSRWEEHDLTGKSVAIVGTGSTAVQIVPAIAPAAAKVHVFQRQPGWIEPKNEREFSPRERWVYRHVPLAQKLNRAWIFHKGNRRFKGYDTGSRRQRRMREVCRRFIAATIDAPETREAVTPDYPWGCKRPVLSSTFYSSLNRDDVALVPHAVSRVTPTGVVDATGVTHPADVLILSTGFQPTRFLASLDVKGRDGRSIHDVWRERAAAFLGITVPGFPNFFILYGPNTNGGVSVIAQLERQAEVVVRAVRRLERTRRASLDTSPEAARRFTAWIDRRMASTASAMDAGCHNYYHDAAGHNVTQWPGGHLAYALTTRFLDRWGLR comes from the coding sequence ATGAGGGTCGCGATCATCGGCGCCGGTCTCGGCGGGATCGCGGCCGCGATCAAACTCCGCCGCCGGACGTCGGCGACGGTCACGATCTTCGAGCAGTCCGCCGGGGTCGGCGGGACCTGGTTCGACAACCGCTACCCCGGGTGCGAGGTCGACGTGCACTCGCACGCCTACTCGTTCTCGTTCCTCCGCTACGACTGGCCGCGTACCCACGCGACCCAGGCCGAGCTGCTCGAGTACGCCGAGCACGTGGTGGACCGCTTCGGGCTGCGCCCCCTGCTGCGCCTGAACACCCGGGTGACCGACCTGGTGTGGGAGGAGTCGACGAACACGTACGTGCTCTCGACCGAACACGGCGACACCGAGGAGTTCGACGTCGTTGTCTCGGCGCTCGGCCTGCTCAGCGTGCCCCGCTACCCCGACTGGCCCGGGCTCGACACGTTCGCCGGCCCGTGTTTCCACACCTCGCGCTGGGAGGAGCACGACCTGACCGGCAAGTCGGTCGCGATCGTCGGCACCGGCTCGACCGCGGTGCAGATCGTCCCGGCGATCGCTCCGGCGGCCGCGAAGGTGCACGTCTTCCAGCGTCAGCCCGGCTGGATCGAGCCGAAGAACGAACGTGAGTTCAGCCCGCGGGAGCGGTGGGTGTACCGCCACGTCCCGCTGGCCCAGAAGCTCAACCGGGCCTGGATCTTCCACAAGGGAAACCGGCGGTTCAAGGGTTACGACACCGGGTCGCGGCGTCAGCGGCGCATGCGTGAGGTGTGCCGGCGGTTCATCGCGGCCACGATCGACGCGCCCGAGACCCGGGAAGCGGTGACCCCGGACTACCCGTGGGGCTGCAAGCGGCCGGTGCTCTCGTCCACCTTCTACTCCTCGCTCAACCGGGACGACGTCGCGCTGGTGCCGCACGCGGTGAGCCGGGTGACCCCCACCGGCGTCGTCGACGCGACCGGCGTCACCCACCCCGCCGACGTGCTGATCCTGAGCACCGGTTTCCAGCCGACGCGGTTCCTGGCCAGCCTGGACGTGAAGGGCCGGGACGGGCGCAGCATCCACGACGTCTGGCGCGAGCGGGCCGCGGCGTTCCTGGGCATCACCGTGCCCGGGTTCCCCAACTTCTTCATCCTCTACGGGCCGAACACCAACGGTGGCGTCTCGGTCATCGCGCAGCTCGAACGGCAGGCCGAGGTCGTCGTGCGTGCCGTGCGACGGCTCGAGCGCACCCGCCGGGCCAGCCTCGACACGTCGCCGGAGGCGGCGCGGCGCTTCACCGCGTGGATCGACCGGCGGATGGCGTCGACCGCGTCGGCGATGGACGCCGGATGCCACAACTACTACCACGACGCGGCCGGCCACAACGTGACCCAGTGGCCGGGCGGGCACCTGGCCTACGCGCTCACGACCCGGTTCCTGGACCGCTGGGGACTACGCTGA